A region from the Candidatus Thiothrix putei genome encodes:
- a CDS encoding IS66 family transposase, with protein sequence MILKPSTPSDTSVPMPPIVAEMLALREENAGLRADNAVLQQAVSELKRQLAWFRQQVFGSKSEKRPVEIPVAQLPLFAPAATPVAAPEGESITVTYQRGKAPKLRPDDCVNDSGLRFTADVPVKVIHLTPPELQGEEADQYEVIGTQVTHRVAQRPASYLILQYERPVIKRKGSASASLSNPPLPSPAPANVLERSVTDVSFLVGMLVDKFQYHLPLYRQHQRLTQAGITLSRTTLTNAVKRAIDLLKPIAEAQLASVLQSKLLAMDETPIKASPAGNGKMKQGYFWPLYGDQDEIVFTFSASRGRQHIEKTLRQQFSGTLLSDGYRAYASYVNANDKITHAQCWVHSRRTFIAAETAEPQAVRQALDTIAALYQHEAQINEKKLDGEAKRTYRLTHSKPLVDQFFEWCQTQLQRTDLVPSNPLTKALGYVIRREHELRVFLEDPDVPMDTNHIERALRPIPMGRKNWLFCWTELGAEHVGIIQSLITTCRLHDINPYVYLMDVLLRVSEHPASQVQDLTPRCWKQRFADKPLRSDLFADINDGLE encoded by the coding sequence ATGATTTTAAAGCCATCCACCCCGTCTGACACCAGCGTTCCCATGCCGCCGATTGTGGCGGAAATGCTGGCGTTGCGTGAGGAAAATGCGGGGTTACGTGCAGACAATGCCGTCCTGCAACAGGCAGTTTCTGAATTAAAACGCCAACTGGCGTGGTTCAGGCAACAGGTCTTTGGCAGCAAATCGGAAAAGCGTCCGGTTGAGATACCGGTGGCGCAGTTGCCGTTGTTTGCCCCCGCCGCCACCCCGGTTGCCGCACCCGAGGGTGAAAGCATTACCGTCACCTACCAACGCGGCAAAGCCCCCAAGCTGCGCCCCGATGACTGCGTGAATGACAGCGGGTTACGCTTTACCGCCGATGTCCCGGTCAAGGTGATTCACCTCACCCCGCCGGAACTTCAGGGGGAAGAGGCTGACCAGTATGAGGTGATCGGCACCCAGGTGACCCATCGGGTGGCGCAACGCCCTGCCAGCTACCTCATCCTGCAATACGAGCGCCCGGTCATCAAACGTAAGGGCAGTGCTTCGGCTTCGCTCAGCAACCCACCACTTCCCAGCCCTGCACCCGCCAACGTGCTGGAACGTAGTGTCACCGATGTCAGCTTTTTGGTGGGGATGTTGGTGGACAAGTTCCAGTACCACCTGCCGTTGTACCGCCAGCACCAACGCCTGACCCAAGCGGGGATCACCCTCAGCCGCACGACGCTGACCAATGCGGTGAAACGTGCCATCGACCTGCTCAAACCCATTGCCGAAGCGCAACTCGCCAGTGTACTGCAAAGCAAGCTGCTGGCGATGGACGAAACCCCCATCAAAGCCAGCCCCGCAGGCAACGGCAAGATGAAGCAAGGCTACTTCTGGCCGCTGTACGGGGATCAGGACGAAATCGTCTTCACCTTCTCCGCCAGCCGTGGGCGGCAACACATTGAAAAGACTCTTCGCCAACAGTTCAGCGGCACACTGCTCAGCGACGGTTACCGTGCTTATGCCAGTTACGTCAACGCCAATGACAAGATTACCCATGCCCAATGCTGGGTACACAGCCGTCGCACCTTCATTGCCGCCGAAACCGCTGAACCACAAGCAGTACGCCAAGCCCTTGACACTATCGCGGCACTCTATCAGCACGAAGCCCAGATTAACGAGAAAAAACTCGACGGGGAAGCCAAACGTACCTACCGCCTCACCCACAGCAAGCCGTTGGTCGACCAGTTCTTTGAATGGTGCCAAACCCAATTACAACGTACCGATTTAGTCCCCTCCAACCCGCTGACCAAAGCCCTTGGTTATGTCATCCGCCGCGAACACGAACTGCGCGTGTTTCTGGAAGATCCCGACGTGCCAATGGATACCAACCACATCGAACGCGCCCTGCGGCCCATCCCCATGGGCAGGAAAAACTGGTTGTTCTGCTGGACAGAACTCGGCGCGGAACACGTGGGCATCATCCAAAGCCTGATCACCACCTGCCGCCTGCATGACATTAACCCGTATGTCTATCTGATGGATGTTCTGTTGCGCGTTAGTGAGCATCCCGCTTCTCAGGTGCAAGACCTTACGCCAAGATGTTGGAAACAACGGTTTGCGGATAAGCCATTGCGCTCGGATTTGTTTGCGGATATCAACGACGGGCTAGAATGA
- the tnpB gene encoding IS66 family insertion sequence element accessory protein TnpB (TnpB, as the term is used for proteins encoded by IS66 family insertion elements, is considered an accessory protein, since TnpC, encoded by a neighboring gene, is a DDE family transposase.) encodes MFAPAATARIWLCTQATDMRKSFTGLTALVKNQLGQNPLSGHYFVFVNLRKTQMKILYFEPSGYCLWSQRLEQGQYRVQPTTSGQRELTRTDLQLILAGIEVQKSRQFKRYQYPVQPHSGITSP; translated from the coding sequence ATGTTTGCCCCCGCCGCCACCGCCCGCATCTGGCTATGCACCCAAGCCACCGACATGCGCAAAAGCTTTACGGGGCTGACCGCTTTGGTGAAAAACCAGTTAGGGCAAAATCCCCTGAGTGGGCATTATTTCGTGTTTGTGAACCTGCGTAAAACCCAGATGAAGATCCTCTATTTTGAACCCAGCGGCTATTGCTTATGGAGCCAACGCTTGGAGCAGGGGCAATACCGGGTGCAGCCGACAACTAGCGGGCAGCGCGAACTGACCCGGACGGATTTGCAGTTGATTTTAGCAGGCATTGAGGTGCAAAAATCCAGACAATTCAAGCGTTACCAGTATCCTGTGCAGCCACATTCTGGTATAACAAGCCCATGA
- a CDS encoding IS66 family insertion sequence element accessory protein TnpB: MKRPHRRASEWQTLISQWQASGLSAPAFCEQHSIGYASFCQWRQRLRSADGVEEPAVPANTFIDLGALSAGHAALGQGWHIVLSLGNGVELRLSQR; encoded by the coding sequence ATGAAACGCCCTCACCGCCGTGCCAGCGAATGGCAAACCCTCATTAGCCAATGGCAAGCCAGCGGCTTATCCGCCCCGGCATTTTGTGAACAGCACAGTATCGGTTACGCCAGTTTTTGCCAATGGCGGCAGCGTCTACGCTCCGCAGATGGCGTGGAGGAACCAGCCGTTCCCGCCAATACCTTCATCGACTTGGGAGCATTATCGGCGGGTCATGCCGCGCTGGGGCAAGGCTGGCACATTGTGCTGAGTTTGGGGAATGGTGTTGAACTACGCCTGAGCCAACGCTGA
- the tnpB gene encoding IS66 family insertion sequence element accessory protein TnpB (TnpB, as the term is used for proteins encoded by IS66 family insertion elements, is considered an accessory protein, since TnpC, encoded by a neighboring gene, is a DDE family transposase.): protein MFAPAATARIWLCTQATDMRKSFTGLTALVKNQLGQNPLSGHYFVFVNLRKTQMKILYFEPSGYCLWSQRLEQGQYRVQPTTSGQRELTRTDLQLILAGIEVQKSRQFKRYQYPVQPHSGTISP, encoded by the coding sequence ATGTTTGCCCCCGCAGCCACCGCCCGCATCTGGCTATGCACCCAAGCCACCGACATGCGCAAAAGCTTTACGGGGCTGACCGCTTTGGTGAAAAACCAGTTAGGGCAAAATCCCCTGAGTGGGCATTATTTCGTGTTTGTGAACCTACGTAAAACCCAGATGAAGATCCTCTATTTTGAACCCAGCGGCTATTGCTTATGGAGCCAACGCCTGGAGCAGGGCCAATACCGGGTGCAGCCGACAACCAGCGGGCAGCGCGAACTGACCCGGACGGATTTGCAGTTGATTTTGGCGGGCATTGAGGTGCAAAAATCCAGACAATTCAAGCGTTACCAGTATCCTGTGCAGCCACATTCTGGTACAATAAGCCCATGA
- a CDS encoding IS66 family insertion sequence element accessory protein TnpB yields the protein MKRPHRRASEWQTLISQWQASGLSAPAFCEQHSIGYASFCQWRQRLRSADGVEEPAVPANTFIDLGALSAGHAALGQGWHIVLSLGNGVELRLSQR from the coding sequence ATGAAACGCCCTCACCGCCGCGCCAGCGAATGGCAAACCCTCATTAGCCAATGGCAAGCCAGCGGCTTATCCGCCCCGGCATTTTGTGAACAGCACAGTATCGGTTACGCCAGTTTTTGCCAATGGCGGCAGCGTCTACGCTCCGCAGATGGCGTGGAGGAACCAGCCGTTCCCGCCAATACCTTCATCGACTTGGGAGCATTATCGGCGGGTCATGCCGCGCTGGGGCAAGGCTGGCACATTGTGCTGAGTTTGGGGAATGGTGTTGAACTACGCCTGAGCCAACGCTGA
- a CDS encoding DUF723 domain-containing protein → MRKLTTKEFIKRSREVHSDRYDYSKVEYVNNKTKVVIICPEHGDFEQSPNSHLSGIGCPHCANESKKLTQESFIQKANEVHDNKYDYSKVEYTHSATKVEIICPIHGAFEQTSYNHLRGSGCPHCGYENTGWTKAKFIDICESKK, encoded by the coding sequence ATGAGAAAACTAACTACAAAAGAATTTATCAAACGCTCAAGAGAAGTACATAGTGACAGGTATGATTACAGCAAGGTGGAATATGTTAATAATAAAACTAAAGTTGTGATTATTTGTCCTGAACATGGAGACTTTGAGCAAAGTCCCAATAGTCATCTATCTGGTATAGGTTGCCCTCATTGTGCAAATGAAAGTAAAAAACTAACACAAGAATCATTTATTCAGAAAGCTAATGAAGTACATGATAATAAATATGACTACTCAAAAGTTGAATATACTCATAGTGCTACTAAGGTAGAAATTATTTGCCCTATTCATGGAGCCTTCGAGCAGACTTCTTATAATCATCTACGTGGTAGTGGATGCCCACATTGTGGCTATGAAAATACTGGTTGGACTAAAGCTAAGTTTATAGATATATGTGAGTCTAAAAAGTAA